From Chryseobacterium gallinarum, one genomic window encodes:
- a CDS encoding PQQ-dependent sugar dehydrogenase — MKNLLFTICIFSSLILNAQSINLEEFATGLTRPVEITNANDSRLFVVQQTGIIKIIQPNGNINSTDFLNITSKVLYGGERGLLGLAFHPQYATNGYFFVYYNNTAGNIVVARYTVSSSNPDTADPNSEKILLNIPKPFDNHNGGSLHFAPDGKLWMITGDGGSSGDPNNNAQNKNALLGKLLRIDVDATGPYNIPGDNPFAGAGVDGADEVWAYGLRNGWKFSFDLTSGNVIIADVGQGAIEEINRMPLNQSGINYGWRCYEGNTPYNTTGCPAQSSMTFPVAVYDHSGGKCSVTGGYVYRGTQYPSLQGKYFFADYCSGQIGILDSNNIITWTSPYNGSNFSTFGQDSQKELYVAAVNTGKIFRITTGTLGTQENNTLETVKIYPNPASKEIFINGIRDPKITAEIINAEGRKVLETQQIINGKSIDISGIPAGVYFINLKSGDLKSYSQKLIIK, encoded by the coding sequence ATGAAAAATTTACTTTTTACCATCTGTATTTTTTCTTCCTTAATCCTTAATGCCCAAAGCATTAATCTGGAAGAATTTGCTACCGGGCTCACCCGTCCTGTTGAGATTACCAATGCCAATGACAGCCGTTTGTTTGTGGTACAGCAAACCGGAATTATCAAAATTATTCAACCCAATGGGAATATTAATTCCACTGATTTTTTAAACATTACTTCAAAAGTACTCTACGGAGGTGAAAGAGGCCTTTTGGGATTGGCATTTCATCCGCAATATGCTACCAACGGATATTTTTTTGTATACTATAACAATACAGCAGGAAATATTGTTGTGGCGAGATATACCGTCAGTTCATCAAATCCTGATACAGCAGACCCCAATTCGGAGAAAATCCTGCTCAATATTCCTAAACCTTTTGATAATCACAACGGAGGAAGCCTGCATTTTGCTCCCGATGGAAAATTATGGATGATCACAGGGGACGGAGGAAGCAGTGGAGACCCGAATAATAATGCCCAAAATAAAAATGCACTTTTAGGAAAACTGCTGAGAATAGATGTAGATGCTACCGGCCCGTATAATATTCCGGGGGATAACCCTTTTGCCGGAGCAGGTGTTGATGGCGCTGATGAAGTCTGGGCATACGGACTTAGAAACGGATGGAAATTTTCTTTTGACCTGACTTCAGGAAACGTTATCATAGCAGATGTAGGCCAGGGAGCTATTGAGGAGATTAACAGAATGCCTCTTAACCAATCCGGCATCAATTACGGCTGGCGTTGCTATGAAGGAAATACTCCCTACAATACAACAGGATGTCCGGCACAATCATCTATGACCTTTCCTGTTGCCGTTTATGATCATTCGGGTGGAAAATGCTCCGTTACCGGAGGATACGTTTACAGAGGAACACAATATCCTTCTCTTCAGGGAAAATACTTTTTTGCAGATTATTGTTCCGGTCAAATCGGAATATTAGACAGCAACAATATTATTACATGGACTTCTCCCTATAATGGAAGCAATTTCTCCACCTTCGGACAAGACTCGCAAAAAGAGCTGTATGTGGCAGCTGTCAATACCGGAAAAATATTCAGAATTACCACAGGAACTCTAGGGACCCAGGAAAATAATACCCTGGAAACGGTAAAGATATATCCTAACCCGGCTTCCAAAGAGATCTTCATTAATGGAATCAGAGATCCTAAAATAACAGCAGAGATCATCAATGCAGAAGGGAGGAAGGTTTTAGAAACCCAACAAATTATAAACGGAAAAAGTATTGATATTTCCGGAATACCGGCAGGAGTGTATTTTATCAATCTTAAATCAGGAGATCTGAAATCCTACAGTCAGAAGTTAATTATTAAATAA
- a CDS encoding protein translocase subunit SecDF, giving the protein MQGKGLITIVAIVLGLICLNELLPTWYASKIESQIEAAKGNEKEIKRIKEDTLNLGYTKLYYSKAKDKEMKLGLDLKGGINVLLEINQRDLVNDLTNYSTNPVLIEALNKTDEVQKNSTKSYIDNFFEQFDAINKAKGTNLKLADPELFGNTNLTEIKYNTTDEQVKSIVKRRIDLSVGTAFEVIRTRIDKLGAIQPNVQRVPGTARISVEMPGMKDIDKVKKMLQTSAKLQFWEVQQIPEIAPYFQTLTTMVAAKGDSMGVAKNVNLMKLLQLEKLRSNGVANVKLSDTAAVNKILNSKVAQSLRPANIKYTQFMWGYKPEATSPDDLVLYAIRGNINQKAPVDGAVETANISYDELGRVVVDMQMDSKGAKEWKTLTEKNVGKPVAVTLDNRVYTAPNVVNAIPNGRTQISGNFSQEEAKELVDVLGAGKLPAGAKVVQATQVGPSLGQESINAGMISFAIAFLIIIVYIIFYYGGAGVYAVIAMVINLFYIFGIMDSGDFTLTLPGIAGIVLTMAMAVDTNVIIYERTKEELFAGKGILEAYKDGFKHALSAIIDGHSTTLLTAVVLFFFGTGPIKGFALTLMIGIIMTLFTSVLLSRVMIFSRLNKGKHLSVWTPPTKNLFRNTWIDFIGKRKYAYIISAVLTVICLVSMFTQGFKYGIDFTGGRNYVVRFNKEVNANDVEEKLVKLFKTEDGKNSSVEAKTFGNAKQLKISTDYLIEDESLKADQTIEQKLYEGLKGDLPANITLADFKSADKDHAGIISSEKVGPTVADDIQTHGILAVVAALAGIFIYILFRFRKWQFSLGAVAALFHDAVIILGTYSLLHKYMPFNMEINQDFIAAILTVLGYSINDTVIIFDRIREYLKEKKSLTLAGLFDDSISSTLGRTFNTSFTTILVILAIFIFGGDNLRGFMFAMLIGIGFGTYSSIFIASAIAYDFLRKGKEEEVHGKTTSNKEVLASK; this is encoded by the coding sequence ATGCAAGGAAAAGGACTTATTACAATTGTTGCTATTGTCCTGGGGTTGATCTGCTTAAACGAGCTATTACCAACCTGGTACGCCAGCAAAATTGAATCGCAGATTGAAGCTGCGAAAGGAAACGAGAAAGAGATCAAACGAATCAAGGAAGATACTCTTAATCTTGGGTATACGAAGCTTTATTATTCTAAAGCTAAAGACAAGGAAATGAAACTTGGTCTTGACTTAAAAGGAGGGATCAACGTTCTATTGGAAATCAACCAGAGAGATTTGGTAAATGATTTAACCAATTATTCTACTAATCCTGTTCTTATTGAGGCTTTAAACAAGACTGATGAAGTTCAGAAAAACTCTACAAAATCTTACATCGACAATTTCTTTGAACAGTTCGATGCGATTAACAAAGCAAAAGGAACAAACCTGAAGCTTGCTGATCCGGAACTTTTCGGAAATACAAACCTGACCGAAATCAAGTACAATACAACTGATGAGCAGGTGAAAAGTATTGTGAAAAGAAGAATTGATCTTTCTGTAGGGACAGCTTTTGAAGTAATCAGAACAAGAATTGATAAGCTTGGAGCTATCCAGCCGAATGTTCAGAGAGTGCCTGGTACCGCAAGAATTTCTGTGGAAATGCCTGGTATGAAGGACATCGACAAAGTGAAAAAAATGCTTCAGACTTCTGCAAAACTTCAATTCTGGGAAGTACAGCAGATCCCTGAAATTGCACCTTATTTCCAGACTTTGACAACTATGGTTGCTGCAAAAGGAGATTCTATGGGGGTTGCAAAAAATGTAAACCTTATGAAACTTTTACAGCTTGAGAAATTAAGAAGTAATGGTGTTGCCAACGTAAAATTGTCTGATACAGCCGCTGTAAATAAAATTTTAAACAGCAAAGTAGCCCAGTCCTTACGTCCGGCTAACATTAAATATACCCAATTCATGTGGGGGTACAAACCTGAAGCAACAAGCCCGGATGACCTGGTATTGTATGCGATCAGAGGTAACATCAATCAAAAAGCTCCGGTAGACGGTGCTGTAGAAACTGCCAATATCAGCTACGATGAGCTTGGTAGAGTAGTGGTAGATATGCAGATGGATTCCAAAGGAGCAAAAGAATGGAAAACATTAACAGAGAAAAACGTTGGAAAACCGGTTGCTGTAACCCTGGATAACAGAGTATACACTGCACCGAATGTTGTAAATGCTATTCCTAACGGTAGAACTCAGATCTCCGGTAACTTCTCTCAGGAAGAGGCTAAAGAGCTGGTAGACGTTTTAGGTGCCGGAAAATTACCTGCAGGGGCTAAAGTAGTTCAGGCTACTCAGGTAGGTCCGTCTTTAGGACAGGAATCTATCAACGCCGGTATGATTTCATTTGCGATTGCATTCCTGATTATCATCGTGTATATCATTTTCTATTACGGAGGTGCCGGAGTGTACGCTGTAATTGCGATGGTAATAAACCTTTTCTATATTTTCGGAATTATGGATTCCGGAGACTTTACGCTTACGCTTCCTGGTATTGCAGGTATTGTACTGACAATGGCCATGGCGGTAGATACGAACGTAATCATCTATGAAAGAACGAAAGAAGAATTATTTGCAGGTAAGGGCATCTTAGAGGCATATAAAGACGGTTTCAAGCATGCATTAAGTGCAATTATTGATGGTCACTCAACTACGTTATTAACGGCTGTTGTATTATTCTTCTTCGGAACAGGACCTATCAAAGGGTTTGCTCTGACATTGATGATCGGTATTATCATGACATTGTTCACTTCCGTATTACTTTCAAGGGTAATGATCTTCAGCAGACTGAATAAAGGAAAACACCTTTCTGTCTGGACACCACCTACGAAAAACCTGTTCAGAAACACCTGGATTGATTTTATCGGAAAAAGAAAATATGCCTATATTATTTCTGCTGTATTAACTGTAATTTGTTTAGTATCTATGTTTACCCAAGGGTTCAAATATGGTATCGACTTTACAGGAGGTAGAAACTATGTAGTAAGATTCAATAAGGAAGTTAATGCTAACGATGTTGAAGAAAAACTAGTAAAACTGTTTAAGACCGAAGATGGTAAGAACTCCTCGGTAGAAGCTAAAACTTTCGGTAATGCTAAACAATTAAAAATCTCAACGGATTACCTGATTGAAGATGAATCTTTAAAAGCTGACCAGACAATTGAACAGAAACTATATGAAGGCCTGAAAGGAGATCTTCCAGCTAATATTACCTTAGCGGATTTTAAATCTGCAGATAAAGATCATGCGGGTATTATTTCTTCTGAAAAAGTAGGCCCTACAGTGGCAGACGATATCCAGACCCACGGTATTCTTGCTGTTGTGGCTGCTCTTGCGGGAATCTTTATTTATATCTTATTCAGATTTAGAAAATGGCAGTTCTCTCTGGGGGCTGTAGCAGCTCTGTTCCACGATGCGGTTATCATTTTGGGGACGTATTCATTGCTTCACAAATATATGCCGTTCAATATGGAAATCAACCAGGATTTCATTGCTGCAATCCTTACGGTATTAGGATATTCTATTAACGACACCGTGATTATCTTCGATAGAATCAGGGAGTACCTGAAAGAGAAGAAATCTTTAACGTTGGCGGGTCTGTTTGATGACTCTATTTCCAGCACGCTAGGTAGAACATTCAACACTTCATTTACAACGATTCTTGTAATCCTTGCTATTTTCATCTTCGGTGGAGATAACCTGAGAGGGTTTATGTTTGCTATGTTGATCGGTATCGGATTCGGAACTTATTCATCCATCTTTATTGCATCGGCTATCGCTTATGACTTCCTGAGAAAAGGAAAAGAAGAGGAAGTACATGGAAAAACCACTTCTAACAAAGAAGTACTTGCTTCAAAGTAA
- a CDS encoding TCR/Tet family MFS transporter has protein sequence MENSKKKAAIGFIFITLLIDITGWGIIIPVVPKLIEELIHADISEAAKYGGWLGFAYAFVQFIFSPLVGNLSDKYGRRPIILISLFGFAVDYIFLALAPTIWWLFIGRIIAGITGASVTTASAYIADISTDEDRAKNFGLIGAAFGLGFIIGPVLGGVLGHYGARVPFYAAAGLCLLNFLYGYFILPESLDKDKRREFDWKRANPVGSFKFLGKHPEISGLIVALILIYIAGHAVQSNWSFFTMYKFSWTERMVGISLGVVGLLVGLVQGVLIRWTTPRLGEQKSIYYGLALYAVGMFLFAFASEGWMMFAFLVPYCLGGICGPALQSVITKSVPSNEQGELQGALTSLMSATSIIGPPMMTNLFYFFTHDEAPFKFSGAPFFLAFILMAISVVITYSAFHKKRKIDDDILFKKK, from the coding sequence ATGGAAAATTCAAAGAAAAAAGCAGCCATAGGCTTTATATTTATTACATTGTTGATTGATATTACGGGTTGGGGGATTATTATACCCGTTGTTCCTAAATTAATTGAGGAACTTATTCATGCTGATATCAGTGAAGCAGCAAAATATGGAGGCTGGCTGGGATTTGCCTATGCATTTGTGCAGTTTATTTTCTCACCATTGGTAGGTAATCTGAGTGATAAGTATGGGCGAAGGCCTATTATTCTGATTTCCCTCTTCGGATTTGCAGTCGATTATATTTTCCTGGCATTGGCGCCCACGATCTGGTGGCTGTTTATCGGTAGAATTATTGCAGGAATTACAGGAGCAAGCGTAACAACCGCCAGTGCCTATATTGCGGATATTTCTACAGATGAAGACCGGGCCAAAAACTTCGGATTGATAGGAGCTGCCTTTGGCCTTGGGTTTATTATAGGGCCTGTATTGGGAGGAGTTTTGGGACACTACGGAGCAAGAGTTCCTTTCTATGCAGCTGCAGGGTTATGTTTACTTAATTTTCTGTATGGGTATTTTATCCTGCCGGAGAGTTTGGACAAAGATAAAAGGAGAGAATTTGATTGGAAACGTGCCAATCCGGTAGGCTCATTTAAATTCTTAGGTAAACATCCTGAAATCTCAGGACTTATTGTCGCTTTGATTCTGATCTATATTGCCGGACATGCTGTACAAAGCAACTGGAGTTTCTTTACGATGTATAAATTCAGCTGGACGGAAAGAATGGTAGGAATATCACTGGGAGTAGTGGGTTTATTGGTTGGCCTGGTGCAGGGAGTTTTAATCAGATGGACAACACCAAGGCTGGGCGAACAGAAAAGTATCTATTATGGCCTGGCTTTATATGCCGTAGGAATGTTTTTGTTTGCTTTTGCATCAGAAGGCTGGATGATGTTTGCATTTCTGGTACCGTATTGTTTAGGAGGAATCTGTGGACCGGCCTTGCAGTCTGTGATCACAAAAAGTGTACCTTCCAATGAACAGGGGGAACTTCAGGGAGCTTTAACCAGTCTGATGAGCGCTACTTCGATTATTGGGCCCCCGATGATGACCAATCTGTTCTACTTTTTTACCCATGACGAAGCACCATTCAAGTTTTCAGGGGCACCTTTCTTCCTTGCATTTATTTTAATGGCCATCAGTGTGGTGATTACGTATTCAGCTTTTCACAAGAAGAGAAAGATTGATGATGATATTCTCTTCAAGAAAAAATAG
- a CDS encoding arylamine N-acetyltransferase family protein, producing MDALKLQQYLQRIHYSGDAETTMETLKKIHQLHPKHIPFENIDPYTGTVPSLSPDDIFNKLITTSRGGYCYEQNLLLSEVLRYLGFSVKLQLGRVVWKRDENSVAAPTHLLLTVDLEGTRYLVDCGFGTVTLTTPILLNEEEAQQTPNGIFKISQNESTYILWTWKQKWLPVYRFRLGHVEPVDLEIANWYLSTHPESNFKKNLVLSKVDENARYTYTDNILNIRSNEGIKESVPIENDLQLFEILENTFGLKDNAIERLKMKPKD from the coding sequence ATGGATGCATTAAAACTACAACAATATCTGCAGCGGATCCATTATTCCGGTGATGCAGAAACCACTATGGAGACGTTGAAAAAGATTCATCAGCTTCATCCCAAGCACATTCCTTTTGAAAACATAGACCCTTATACGGGAACTGTTCCGTCTTTAAGCCCGGATGATATTTTTAATAAACTGATCACCACATCGCGGGGTGGATATTGCTATGAACAAAACCTGCTTTTAAGTGAAGTCTTACGGTATTTAGGTTTCAGCGTGAAACTGCAATTAGGCAGGGTAGTATGGAAACGCGATGAAAACAGTGTTGCAGCGCCAACGCATTTATTGCTCACTGTCGATCTGGAAGGAACAAGATATCTGGTGGATTGCGGATTTGGAACGGTAACCCTTACCACTCCCATACTCCTGAATGAAGAAGAAGCACAGCAGACTCCTAATGGTATTTTCAAAATTTCCCAAAATGAAAGCACTTATATCCTTTGGACGTGGAAACAGAAATGGCTTCCGGTATACCGCTTTAGGCTGGGACACGTAGAACCTGTTGATCTGGAAATTGCCAACTGGTATTTATCTACCCATCCCGAATCTAATTTTAAGAAGAACCTGGTTCTTTCAAAAGTAGATGAAAATGCCCGCTATACGTATACTGACAATATATTGAATATTCGTTCCAACGAAGGCATTAAAGAATCTGTACCGATAGAAAATGATCTGCAACTTTTTGAAATATTGGAAAATACTTTTGGATTGAAAGACAATGCTATTGAAAGGTTGAAAATGAAACCAAAAGACTAA
- a CDS encoding Sec-independent protein translocase subunit TatA/TatB has product MELSIGEMALIAIAIVVLFGPDKLPQIARDLGAGVRKMRGAVEDIKTEIMKETDNPVSEIKREIEKVKDAAKDFNPVNDIKKDILTEPVSSNEPPKPKPSEDETYEGPVSR; this is encoded by the coding sequence ATGGAATTAAGCATTGGAGAAATGGCACTCATTGCCATCGCAATCGTTGTATTATTCGGACCGGATAAACTTCCTCAGATAGCACGTGACCTGGGGGCAGGTGTTAGGAAAATGCGTGGGGCAGTGGAAGATATCAAAACGGAGATTATGAAAGAAACAGATAACCCTGTTTCAGAAATCAAACGTGAAATTGAGAAAGTAAAAGATGCGGCCAAAGACTTCAATCCGGTGAATGATATTAAAAAAGATATTCTGACGGAACCTGTCTCATCTAATGAACCTCCAAAACCAAAACCTTCAGAGGACGAAACCTATGAAGGACCTGTAAGCAGATAA
- a CDS encoding phosphatase PAP2 family protein, producing the protein MEEIIQEDKQVFLYLNNLGDPSFDQLWMLISSTWIWVPLYIIFLYFLYKNYQLKSLVFILVFLALGATVSDQLASVFKYGVARLRPCHDPSLEPYMRIVKCGGSYGFYSAHASNTFFLASFLSILLKNKLKWFPYVIFVWALIVSYSRIYLGVHFPIDILVGAFVGSLLGVIFGALARKVINKQNITS; encoded by the coding sequence ATGGAGGAAATTATTCAGGAAGATAAACAGGTATTCCTTTACCTTAACAATTTAGGAGACCCTTCTTTTGATCAGCTGTGGATGCTGATTTCTAGTACCTGGATCTGGGTGCCTCTTTATATCATATTTCTTTATTTTTTATACAAAAATTATCAGCTGAAATCCCTGGTTTTTATTCTTGTATTCCTTGCCCTTGGAGCTACGGTTTCAGATCAGCTGGCAAGTGTTTTCAAATATGGAGTGGCAAGACTCAGACCCTGCCACGATCCAAGCCTGGAGCCCTATATGAGAATTGTAAAATGTGGCGGTTCGTATGGATTTTATTCTGCTCATGCCTCCAATACCTTCTTTTTAGCTTCTTTTTTGAGTATTTTGCTGAAAAATAAGCTGAAATGGTTTCCATATGTTATATTTGTATGGGCTTTAATAGTTTCTTATAGCCGTATATATTTAGGAGTGCATTTCCCGATAGATATTTTGGTGGGGGCGTTTGTTGGATCTTTATTGGGAGTGATATTCGGTGCACTCGCCAGAAAAGTGATCAACAAACAAAACATAACCTCATGA
- a CDS encoding tetratricopeptide repeat protein gives MRKLLLLVVSISFTSGLYAQDKKQAEECFKKADYKCAEEQYSKLAEKEQIQKFQSEYYNNLGTAQRRLGKTTQAFKSYESALKTNPMSAPVYANLASLHSQKGNKVKALEYIEKGLQVDDKNPDLYLTRSKIYDSQGKKEQAMQDLNQILTFAPDNIFAKTGLANLKKNNGDLNGALKDYNTLIAEKPESLLYNGRADVYFKMKKYKEALSDVNKAVSIDPKFAQSYVTKALILLDTAKPKEACENLDKAVNLGYEKAILAEYYTKCTKK, from the coding sequence ATGAGAAAACTTTTATTACTTGTAGTTTCCATCAGCTTTACATCCGGCTTATATGCTCAGGATAAAAAGCAGGCCGAAGAATGCTTCAAAAAAGCAGATTATAAATGTGCTGAAGAGCAATACTCAAAATTGGCAGAGAAAGAGCAGATTCAAAAATTCCAGTCTGAATATTATAACAACCTGGGAACAGCCCAAAGAAGATTGGGAAAAACCACTCAGGCTTTCAAATCGTATGAATCAGCGTTAAAAACAAATCCGATGTCGGCTCCCGTTTATGCCAATCTCGCATCATTACACAGCCAGAAAGGAAATAAAGTAAAAGCACTGGAATATATTGAAAAAGGACTTCAGGTAGACGATAAAAATCCGGATTTATACCTCACTCGTTCCAAAATCTACGACAGCCAGGGAAAAAAGGAACAGGCCATGCAGGATCTTAACCAGATTCTGACTTTTGCTCCGGATAATATTTTTGCTAAAACCGGACTGGCAAATCTGAAGAAAAATAACGGAGACCTCAATGGTGCCTTAAAAGATTATAATACATTGATAGCCGAAAAACCGGAATCACTATTATACAACGGAAGAGCCGATGTTTATTTTAAAATGAAAAAATATAAAGAAGCGCTCTCAGATGTGAATAAAGCTGTTTCTATTGATCCTAAATTCGCCCAATCCTACGTTACCAAAGCATTAATATTATTGGATACAGCCAAACCTAAAGAAGCCTGTGAAAATCTGGATAAAGCTGTAAACCTGGGATATGAAAAAGCAATACTGGCAGAATATTATACTAAATGTACAAAGAAATAA
- a CDS encoding 23S rRNA (pseudouridine(1915)-N(3))-methyltransferase RlmH, translating to MRISLLCIGKTDDKEITSLIHYYLNRLPKHWNFEITEIPDVKNAKNLSPDLLKKEEAKLFLHHIDKNDLVVMLDEKGKQLTSREFSQKIDTWMSSSVKKVHILIGGAYGFSEEMYNRANEKMSLSKMTFTHQMIRLFIVEQLYRADQILQGKPYHND from the coding sequence ATGCGAATCAGTTTACTTTGTATCGGCAAAACAGACGATAAGGAAATCACGTCTTTAATCCATTATTACCTTAACCGTTTACCCAAACACTGGAATTTTGAAATTACAGAAATTCCTGATGTTAAAAATGCTAAAAACCTGTCTCCCGATCTTCTTAAAAAAGAGGAAGCAAAATTGTTTTTACATCATATTGACAAAAATGATCTTGTTGTAATGCTTGATGAAAAAGGAAAGCAACTGACCAGCCGGGAGTTTTCTCAAAAAATAGATACCTGGATGAGTTCTTCTGTGAAAAAAGTACATATTCTGATTGGTGGAGCCTATGGTTTTTCAGAAGAGATGTATAACAGGGCCAACGAAAAAATGTCATTATCTAAAATGACTTTCACCCATCAGATGATCCGGTTATTCATTGTAGAGCAATTGTACAGAGCCGATCAGATCCTTCAGGGAAAACCTTACCATAATGATTAA
- a CDS encoding YihY/virulence factor BrkB family protein: MNIKVPRFILKIQEFFDHIHIPVLGISLWQMFQIYISGIFKNKIGRKAAAISWSFTMSLFPFILFLLSVLPYLPLYDKLEFYIFNVLMHNVFPSNMENDVRGYIENNIIPNMKGISNLTIILALIFATNGTFSLINGFNENSDEKLSDVKEFILSFFITIGFITIVFLALFGVYYAEVVIKPFTPSYEISWLVDNLSSIIGFVSFPLFYFILLTLFYWLGTVKIARFRQAVPGAILTTILFVVTTYFFAIYVKNIARYNVLYGSIGTMILLMVWVNVNVYLLLFGNELNMAIRKLRIEKLLSDEIKKEAAHYHTPITEPDFESGEEHRRMQENRKKD; this comes from the coding sequence ATGAATATTAAAGTTCCCAGATTTATACTGAAAATTCAAGAGTTTTTTGATCATATCCATATTCCTGTTTTGGGAATATCACTTTGGCAGATGTTTCAGATTTATATCTCCGGAATTTTTAAGAATAAAATCGGCAGAAAGGCAGCTGCCATTTCCTGGAGCTTTACCATGAGTTTATTTCCTTTTATCCTGTTCCTGCTTTCCGTTTTGCCTTATTTGCCGCTTTATGATAAGCTTGAGTTTTATATTTTTAATGTTTTGATGCATAATGTTTTTCCATCCAATATGGAAAATGATGTGAGAGGCTATATAGAAAACAATATTATTCCCAATATGAAAGGGATTAGTAACCTGACCATTATACTGGCTTTGATTTTCGCTACAAACGGTACATTTTCTCTGATTAATGGATTTAATGAAAATTCGGATGAGAAGCTCAGTGATGTTAAAGAATTTATCCTTTCTTTTTTCATTACAATAGGCTTTATAACCATTGTGTTTTTAGCACTTTTCGGGGTGTATTATGCAGAGGTTGTCATCAAGCCCTTCACCCCGTCTTATGAAATTTCATGGCTTGTAGATAATCTTTCCAGTATTATCGGATTTGTTTCTTTTCCACTGTTTTACTTTATACTGCTGACTTTATTTTACTGGTTGGGAACAGTAAAAATTGCCAGGTTCAGACAGGCTGTTCCAGGCGCGATTCTTACAACAATACTGTTTGTAGTGACCACATACTTCTTTGCGATTTATGTAAAAAATATTGCCCGGTACAACGTTCTGTATGGTTCTATCGGAACAATGATCCTGCTTATGGTTTGGGTGAATGTGAACGTATACCTGCTCTTATTCGGTAATGAATTAAATATGGCCATCAGAAAGCTGAGGATCGAAAAATTATTATCTGACGAAATCAAAAAAGAAGCAGCTCACTATCATACCCCCATCACAGAGCCCGACTTTGAAAGTGGTGAAGAGCACAGAAGAATGCAGGAAAACCGAAAGAAGGATTAG
- the nhaA gene encoding Na+/H+ antiporter NhaA — protein sequence MNLSLYFKKFFNNSQASGIILIFCVLISLLIANSSLAENFQHFLDQEVGTHLFGLEYPVSIWINDGLMAVFFLLVGLEIKRELVEGELSSFKNASLPIFAAVGGMLVPAVIFSIFNSGTEYSNGWGIPMATDIAFSLAIISMLGKKIPNSIKIFLAALAIVDDLGAILVIAIFYTEQIHWTYLLLSFGVTALLFILNFLKVTKTIFYIIPGLFLWYFLHHSGIHATIAGVLLAFSIPTNASNVEISPLEKLEHQLHIPVSFMIMPVFALTNTNITFSSDMVSGITSTLGLGIICGLILGKLIGINAFSLIAIKLKLSSLPQNSNWLQMIGVGLLAGIGFTMSIFIALLSFKDEILIQDEAKFAILIASFIAAILGFIILSISSKGNMEPEED from the coding sequence ATGAATTTATCTCTTTATTTTAAAAAATTTTTCAACAACAGTCAGGCTTCAGGAATTATCCTTATTTTCTGTGTGCTTATTTCATTACTCATTGCCAATTCCTCTTTAGCTGAGAATTTTCAGCACTTTTTAGATCAGGAGGTAGGAACCCATCTGTTTGGGCTGGAATATCCTGTCAGCATCTGGATCAACGATGGGCTGATGGCTGTATTCTTTCTTCTGGTAGGTCTTGAAATCAAAAGAGAACTGGTAGAAGGTGAATTGTCTTCTTTTAAGAATGCTTCCCTACCCATTTTCGCTGCTGTAGGAGGCATGCTTGTTCCTGCTGTTATTTTCAGTATTTTCAACTCCGGGACGGAATACAGCAATGGCTGGGGAATTCCTATGGCAACGGATATCGCTTTCTCATTGGCCATTATCTCTATGCTGGGTAAAAAAATCCCTAATTCGATCAAAATATTTCTGGCTGCTTTAGCTATTGTAGACGATTTAGGAGCCATTCTTGTTATTGCTATTTTCTATACGGAACAGATTCACTGGACCTATCTGCTGCTGTCTTTTGGGGTAACTGCCCTGTTGTTTATTTTAAACTTTTTAAAAGTAACCAAAACTATATTTTATATCATTCCGGGCTTATTTTTATGGTATTTCCTTCATCACTCCGGAATTCATGCAACAATAGCAGGTGTATTGCTTGCTTTCTCCATTCCGACCAATGCATCGAATGTAGAAATTTCCCCTCTGGAAAAACTGGAACATCAGCTTCATATTCCGGTAAGCTTTATGATCATGCCTGTATTTGCCCTTACCAATACCAATATTACTTTTTCAAGTGATATGGTTTCCGGCATTACCAGTACATTGGGATTGGGAATTATTTGTGGTCTGATATTGGGAAAACTGATCGGAATCAATGCATTCTCTTTAATCGCAATTAAATTAAAGCTTAGTTCTTTACCACAAAACAGCAATTGGCTTCAAATGATTGGTGTAGGGCTTTTGGCCGGAATCGGATTCACCATGTCTATTTTTATTGCCCTGCTCTCTTTTAAAGATGAAATTCTGATCCAGGATGAAGCGAAGTTTGCTATTTTAATCGCATCTTTTATAGCTGCCATTTTAGGATTTATCATTTTAAGCATAAGCTCGAAAGGAAACATGGAACCGGAGGAAGACTAA